One segment of Clostridium ljungdahlii DSM 13528 DNA contains the following:
- the gap gene encoding type I glyceraldehyde-3-phosphate dehydrogenase translates to MVKVGINGFGRIGRNVFKALVKRYANELQVVGINDLTDAKTLAHLLKYDSLYGRFDGTVEAKENSIVVNGNEIKIFAERDPKNIDWNSLGAEIVIESTGLFTDATKANAHLGGSVKKVLISAPAKNEDATIVMGVNEETYDASKHNIISNASCTTNCLAPFAKILDREFKIVKGLMTTVHSYTGDQRLLDAPHRDMRRARAACESMIPTTTGAAKAVALVLPQLKGKLNGFSLRVPTPTVSCTDLVAELSRDVTVEEVNEAFKKAAESDMKGILGYSDEPLVSVDYRGDERSSIVDGLSTMAIGGNMVKVVAWYDNEFGYSNRLADLTKYVADRL, encoded by the coding sequence ATGGTTAAGGTTGGAATTAATGGTTTTGGAAGAATAGGAAGGAATGTATTTAAAGCATTAGTAAAAAGATATGCTAATGAATTACAGGTTGTAGGTATCAATGATTTAACTGATGCAAAAACATTAGCTCACTTATTAAAATATGATTCTTTATATGGCAGATTTGATGGAACTGTAGAAGCAAAGGAAAATTCTATAGTTGTAAATGGAAATGAAATAAAAATATTTGCAGAAAGAGATCCTAAAAATATAGATTGGAATTCATTAGGTGCTGAAATAGTTATAGAATCCACTGGACTTTTCACAGATGCTACAAAAGCTAATGCACATTTGGGAGGATCAGTTAAAAAAGTTCTTATATCTGCTCCAGCTAAAAATGAAGATGCAACAATAGTTATGGGAGTTAATGAAGAAACTTATGATGCTTCTAAACATAATATAATTTCAAATGCATCTTGTACTACAAACTGTCTTGCACCATTTGCTAAAATATTAGATAGAGAATTTAAGATAGTAAAGGGACTTATGACTACAGTACATTCATATACAGGAGACCAAAGACTTTTAGATGCTCCTCACAGAGATATGAGAAGAGCTAGAGCAGCTTGTGAATCTATGATTCCAACTACTACAGGAGCAGCAAAGGCAGTTGCACTTGTACTTCCTCAATTAAAGGGAAAATTAAATGGATTTTCTCTTAGAGTACCTACACCTACAGTATCATGTACAGACTTAGTTGCAGAACTTTCAAGAGATGTAACAGTAGAAGAAGTAAATGAAGCATTCAAAAAAGCTGCTGAAAGTGATATGAAGGGAATATTAGGATACAGTGATGAACCTTTGGTATCTGTAGATTATAGAGGAGATGAAAGATCTTCTATAGTGGATGGACTTTCAACTATGGCTATAGGCGGAAACATGGTTAAAGTTGTTGCTTGGTATGATAACGAATTTGGATATTCAAATAGACTAGCAGATTTAACTAAATATGTTGCCGACAGACTATAA
- a CDS encoding 5' nucleotidase, NT5C type — protein MKNMNICIDIDGTITDPYYWIESANKYFNKSITADKVTQYELHKIIGITRDEYINFYNKIKFKLHTEETIRKDAVEVTQKLAKLNNIYFVTAREKCLEIITHKYLNKYEIPYDGVYVLGSTHKVDTAKSLNCDIFIEDSYENAIELSKSNFKVLLVDTNYNRLPLNQNITRILNWNEIYTTIKKMLLQEKAM, from the coding sequence ATCAAAAATATGAATATATGTATAGACATTGATGGAACAATTACAGACCCATATTACTGGATAGAAAGTGCCAATAAATACTTTAATAAGAGTATAACTGCCGATAAAGTAACCCAATATGAACTTCATAAAATTATTGGAATAACAAGAGATGAGTATATAAATTTTTACAATAAAATTAAATTTAAACTTCATACTGAAGAGACAATAAGAAAAGATGCCGTAGAAGTTACACAAAAACTGGCAAAATTAAATAATATTTATTTTGTAACTGCTCGTGAAAAATGTCTGGAAATTATAACACATAAATACTTGAATAAATATGAAATACCTTATGATGGTGTTTACGTTCTTGGTTCTACTCATAAAGTAGATACAGCTAAAAGTTTAAACTGTGACATATTTATAGAAGATAGTTATGAAAATGCCATTGAATTATCTAAAAGTAACTTTAAAGTACTACTAGTAGACACAAACTACAACCGCCTTCCTTTAAATCAAAACATCACCAGGATATTAAATTGGAATGAAATATATACTACTATAAAAAAAATGCTGTTACAAGAAAAAGCCATGTAA
- the rpoN gene encoding RNA polymerase factor sigma-54 yields the protein MDFGLNLTQEQKLIMTQQMQLSIKMLQMSSFELQEYIEKEFQQNPVLDVKEPDSTEIEKDKLDYKEIIKSLNSNNFSHQSYQKSDEEEVSPFNFISHKKSLKEYLKEEIMGLNEKDYVKSICSYIIENIDHRGYLVIEEGEIEKDLKISTKLVKYCIGIIQTLEPYGIGARNLSECLRIQARQRKVKDENIFIIIDKYLELIAENKYNVIAKNMGINVKQAQEYGDIIKTFDPKPSRGFYTGEDVKYIIPDAYIEKIGDKYYIIMNDDLTPRLIINSVYKDIVENQEDKEAADYVKEKLNSAVFLIKSIQHRKSTIYKVLQKILDLQRDYFDYGERYLKPMTLKDIASSMDMHESTISRAIRDKYIYTSRGTIKIKDLFTTGISKGFDGEDVSVLIIKKSIEKIINEEDKKKPLSDQQICDLVNQQDMNISRRTVAKYREEMGIKSSKGRRRF from the coding sequence ATGGATTTTGGACTTAATTTAACTCAAGAACAAAAGTTAATCATGACTCAGCAAATGCAATTATCTATAAAAATGCTTCAGATGTCAAGCTTTGAACTCCAAGAATATATAGAAAAAGAGTTCCAACAAAACCCTGTCCTTGATGTTAAGGAACCGGACTCTACTGAGATAGAAAAAGACAAATTGGATTATAAGGAAATTATAAAGAGTCTTAATTCAAATAATTTTAGTCATCAAAGCTATCAAAAAAGTGACGAAGAAGAAGTGTCTCCTTTTAACTTTATTTCTCACAAAAAGTCCTTAAAGGAATATTTAAAAGAGGAAATAATGGGCTTAAATGAAAAGGATTACGTTAAATCTATATGTTCCTATATTATAGAAAACATAGATCATAGAGGATATTTAGTTATAGAAGAAGGGGAAATAGAAAAAGACCTTAAGATTTCAACAAAGCTTGTAAAGTACTGTATAGGTATAATTCAAACTTTAGAACCTTATGGAATAGGTGCCAGGAATTTATCAGAATGTTTGAGGATACAGGCAAGACAAAGAAAAGTAAAGGATGAAAATATATTTATAATAATAGACAAATATTTAGAGCTAATTGCGGAAAATAAGTATAATGTTATAGCAAAGAATATGGGGATAAATGTGAAGCAGGCTCAGGAATATGGTGATATTATAAAAACTTTTGATCCAAAGCCCTCTAGGGGATTTTATACAGGAGAAGATGTAAAATATATAATTCCAGATGCTTATATAGAAAAAATTGGAGACAAATACTATATAATTATGAATGACGATTTAACACCAAGACTAATTATAAATTCAGTATATAAAGATATAGTTGAAAACCAGGAGGACAAAGAAGCTGCAGATTATGTAAAAGAAAAATTAAATAGTGCAGTATTTCTTATAAAAAGTATACAACATAGAAAAAGTACTATATATAAAGTGTTACAAAAGATATTGGATTTGCAAAGGGATTATTTTGATTATGGAGAAAGATATTTAAAACCAATGACTCTAAAGGATATAGCAAGTAGCATGGACATGCATGAATCTACTATAAGCAGGGCTATAAGGGATAAATATATATATACAAGTAGGGGAACAATAAAAATAAAGGACTTATTTACCACAGGGATATCAAAAGGGTTTGATGGAGAAGATGTGTCTGTATTAATTATTAAAAAGAGTATTGAAAAAATAATAAATGAAGAAGACAAGAAAAAACCTTTATCTGACCAACAAATATGTGATTTAGTTAATCAACAAGATATGAATATTTCTAGAAGAACTGTAGCAAAATATAGGGAGGAGATGGGTATAAAATCATCAAAAGGGAGAAGAAGATTTTAA
- the tpiA gene encoding triose-phosphate isomerase, with translation MRKAIIAGNWKMNKTVTEALKLVEELKPLVSDAKCDVVVCPPYVCLDAVVKAVKGSNIKVGAQNMHYEESGAYTGEVAPNMLKDIGIDFVIIGHSERRQYFNETDESINKKVKKAFEYDINPIVCCGETLEERESDVTEEVLGKQIKIDLAGLEKSQVGKLVVAYEPIWAIGTGKTATDKQANETIAYIRSVIAKMYGRETAEKTRIQYGGSVKPATIKAQMAQSDIDGALVGGASLKSEDFAKIVNY, from the coding sequence ATGAGAAAGGCAATAATAGCTGGAAATTGGAAAATGAATAAGACTGTAACTGAAGCACTGAAGTTAGTTGAAGAGTTAAAACCGCTAGTAAGTGATGCGAAATGTGATGTAGTTGTATGCCCTCCTTATGTTTGTTTAGATGCAGTTGTGAAAGCAGTAAAGGGAAGTAACATAAAAGTAGGAGCACAAAATATGCATTATGAAGAAAGTGGTGCGTACACTGGAGAAGTAGCTCCTAATATGCTTAAGGATATTGGAATAGATTTTGTAATAATTGGGCACAGTGAGAGAAGACAATATTTTAATGAGACAGACGAGTCAATTAATAAAAAAGTGAAAAAAGCTTTTGAATATGATATAAATCCTATAGTTTGTTGTGGAGAGACTTTAGAAGAAAGAGAATCAGATGTAACAGAAGAAGTTTTAGGGAAACAGATAAAGATTGATCTTGCGGGACTTGAAAAAAGTCAGGTGGGAAAGTTAGTTGTAGCATACGAACCAATATGGGCTATAGGTACGGGAAAAACTGCTACAGATAAACAGGCGAATGAAACTATAGCTTATATTAGAAGTGTAATTGCCAAAATGTACGGTAGGGAAACAGCGGAGAAAACAAGAATTCAATATGGTGGTTCTGTGAAACCGGCTACAATTAAAGCTCAGATGGCACAGTCAGATATAGATGGAGCGTTAGTTGGAGGAGCTAGTTTAAAGTCAGAAGACTTTGCAAAAATAGTTAATTACTAA
- a CDS encoding sugar-binding transcriptional regulator yields MEDVLKFEQRIVPELVKLLEKRYNILRTIYYNQPVGRRVLANNLGIGERIVRTEINFLKAQGFIEINTPGMTITSDGEEIINKLKDFIHELRGLSKIEKFIKDNLDLENIIIVPGNCDEDITVLNEIGRAAASYLKNVLKSNDVIAITGGSTIKEVIDNMPKVSNIKDILVVPARGGMGKNVETQANTLSARLAEKLEGNYKLLHVPDNLSGNALKAIIEEKDIQDILKSISNANILMYGVGMACKMARRRGLPEEKINKIQEDGAVGEAFGCYFDRNGNVVYSTPSIGIVNEEIGKIEILMAVAGGGSKAEAILATVRNNHNGILITDEGAAREIVKFIK; encoded by the coding sequence GTGGAAGATGTACTTAAATTTGAGCAGAGAATAGTACCTGAATTGGTAAAACTATTAGAGAAAAGATATAACATTTTAAGGACTATATACTATAACCAACCTGTGGGAAGGAGAGTATTAGCCAATAACCTAGGTATAGGTGAGAGAATTGTTAGAACTGAAATAAATTTTCTTAAAGCTCAAGGCTTTATTGAAATAAACACTCCTGGTATGACTATAACGTCAGATGGAGAAGAAATTATAAACAAACTTAAGGATTTTATACATGAACTAAGGGGATTGTCTAAGATTGAGAAATTTATAAAGGATAATCTGGATTTAGAAAATATCATAATTGTTCCCGGAAATTGTGATGAAGATATAACTGTGTTAAATGAAATAGGAAGAGCTGCTGCAAGTTATCTTAAGAATGTGTTAAAAAGTAATGATGTGATTGCAATTACTGGTGGATCCACTATAAAAGAAGTAATTGATAATATGCCTAAAGTTTCTAACATAAAGGATATATTAGTTGTGCCAGCTAGAGGTGGCATGGGTAAAAATGTTGAAACTCAAGCAAATACGCTATCTGCCAGATTAGCAGAAAAATTAGAAGGTAATTATAAATTACTCCATGTTCCTGATAACTTAAGTGGGAATGCGTTAAAGGCAATTATTGAGGAAAAAGATATACAGGATATATTAAAAAGTATATCGAATGCAAATATACTTATGTACGGTGTAGGAATGGCTTGTAAGATGGCAAGAAGAAGAGGATTACCAGAAGAAAAGATAAATAAGATCCAGGAAGATGGAGCAGTAGGCGAAGCTTTTGGATGTTACTTTGATAGAAATGGAAATGTAGTATATTCTACTCCAAGCATAGGAATAGTAAATGAAGAAATAGGTAAAATAGAGATATTGATGGCTGTAGCTGGAGGAGGTAGTAAGGCTGAGGCTATTCTTGCTACAGTAAGAAATAATCATAATGGTATCCTTATTACAGATGAAGGTGCTGCTAGGGAAATTGTTAAATTTATAAAGTAA
- a CDS encoding N-acetylmuramoyl-L-alanine amidase family protein, whose protein sequence is MRIDSRKKLMFSCIFLILIMFIFGKNIKILNQVSSMKVAASPVVKMSNNHSSSKKYRIVLDPGHGGIDRGTSYGNMNEKDLTLKIAKYAESYLKSQGDVVFLTRDKDKLVPLKEIGNKTNSYHADVFVSIHVNSLNDKNFNGITALYYDVNGYQKSERIRLAKTIESQAVKNDGWESRGIRRQNLAVLRYSKIPGVLMECGFITNDEDRKRLSNDDVLKRLAKNISDGIIKYLNENPQ, encoded by the coding sequence ATGAGAATTGACAGCAGAAAAAAGCTAATGTTTTCCTGCATTTTTTTAATTTTGATAATGTTTATTTTTGGAAAAAATATTAAAATATTGAATCAAGTTAGCTCTATGAAGGTAGCTGCATCTCCTGTAGTTAAAATGTCAAATAATCATAGTTCATCTAAAAAGTATCGTATAGTACTTGACCCTGGTCACGGAGGAATAGATAGAGGGACAAGCTATGGAAATATGAATGAAAAGGACTTAACTTTAAAGATAGCAAAGTATGCTGAGTCTTATTTAAAGAGTCAGGGAGATGTAGTATTTTTGACTCGAGATAAGGACAAGCTGGTACCACTTAAAGAAATAGGTAATAAAACAAATTCTTATCATGCAGATGTTTTTGTTTCAATTCATGTAAATTCTTTAAATGATAAAAACTTTAATGGAATAACTGCATTATATTATGATGTGAACGGATATCAAAAATCTGAAAGGATAAGATTAGCAAAGACAATAGAAAGTCAGGCAGTAAAAAATGATGGTTGGGAAAGTAGGGGTATAAGAAGACAAAATCTAGCAGTACTAAGATATAGTAAAATACCTGGGGTACTTATGGAATGCGGATTTATAACTAATGATGAAGATAGAAAAAGGTTGTCAAATGATGATGTATTAAAAAGACTTGCAAAAAATATTTCAGATGGCATAATAAAATATTTAAATGAAAATCCTCAATGA
- a CDS encoding DMT family transporter, translating into MKKRLIGSMCLFLAACIWGGMYVVSKYILEFISPITLVWIRYAIAFVVLFLILMFFNYKKGRKVVIKKKDWLLIAWIGFIGYFISICLQFMGTKLSDAHMGSLITASTPVFVIIFARFILKELFTKKKMISLILATFGVIIVIGLDSMFMKHLLGNIILVGAAVTWALASVYLKIVSKRFNSLIITTYAMLFALIFTTPLMLTQHNNFTLILNNRNLILGIIYLGVVSTAGAFFLWNKGIGLMDVGIGSLFLFFQPVTGSIFGWLYLHEQLTFGFFIGGTLIVIAVIIAITKEDN; encoded by the coding sequence ATGAAAAAAAGATTGATTGGATCAATGTGCTTATTCTTAGCAGCTTGTATATGGGGTGGAATGTATGTAGTTAGTAAATATATATTGGAATTTATTTCTCCAATTACACTTGTGTGGATTAGATATGCAATTGCTTTTGTAGTTTTATTTTTAATACTTATGTTTTTTAATTATAAAAAAGGACGTAAGGTAGTTATAAAGAAGAAGGATTGGCTTCTCATTGCATGGATAGGATTTATAGGGTATTTTATTTCTATATGTCTCCAGTTTATGGGAACAAAATTATCAGATGCTCATATGGGATCATTAATTACAGCATCTACACCTGTATTTGTGATTATATTTGCTAGATTCATACTTAAGGAGTTATTTACAAAGAAAAAAATGATTTCTCTTATACTTGCTACCTTTGGTGTCATCATAGTTATTGGATTGGATTCCATGTTTATGAAACATCTTTTAGGAAATATAATTCTTGTTGGAGCTGCTGTGACTTGGGCGCTAGCGTCTGTTTATTTAAAAATAGTATCTAAACGATTTAATTCACTGATTATAACTACATATGCAATGCTATTTGCTTTAATCTTTACCACTCCACTTATGCTCACACAGCATAACAATTTTACCTTAATATTAAATAACAGAAATCTTATACTTGGGATTATCTATCTTGGAGTTGTATCTACAGCAGGAGCATTTTTTTTGTGGAATAAAGGTATTGGACTTATGGATGTAGGAATTGGATCACTATTTTTATTTTTTCAGCCTGTTACGGGTTCAATTTTTGGATGGCTCTACCTCCACGAGCAGCTTACATTTGGCTTTTTTATAGGTGGGACACTTATAGTAATAGCAGTGATTATAGCTATCACAAAAGAGGATAATTGA
- a CDS encoding VanW family protein, whose product MSGKRKTRKSKRKSGGTLKILGLAALTIFLSISCGFIVYHYNDVKYWDNLIYPRVSINNTDLSEKTKDQAKSIMSSEYLNKFQQKQITITAGNKSYELPYSSLSFTYNLDDTIKLAYSYGKSSNIFKKYELLKNPKNVNYNLKFSYNTKVIDNMVDKIASEVDTEPVNASLEMGGVKFSVIPQKDGIKVDKEALKKDIESKIDNNSDQDLTVKAVLKTTKAKIKEDDLKPVDTLISSFSTAYGGISSGERANNISLATSSINGHVVMPGDTFSFNDVVGQRTAAKGYEAAPVIIGDKVESGLGGGICQVSTTLYNAVAKAGLTSTERTHHTMPVHYVPEGMDATVDYGNIDYKFRNDFKYPIYIQGYTSGGNIVFNLYSNSSVSK is encoded by the coding sequence ATGAGTGGAAAAAGAAAGACTAGGAAGTCAAAGAGAAAGTCAGGCGGAACATTAAAAATACTAGGTTTAGCTGCTTTAACTATTTTTTTGAGTATAAGCTGCGGATTTATAGTTTACCATTATAATGATGTAAAATACTGGGATAACTTAATTTATCCTAGAGTTTCTATAAATAATACGGATCTTTCTGAAAAAACTAAAGATCAGGCTAAAAGTATAATGAGCAGCGAATATTTAAACAAATTTCAACAGAAACAAATCACTATAACTGCAGGAAATAAAAGTTATGAATTACCTTATTCGAGTTTAAGTTTTACGTACAACTTGGATGATACGATAAAGTTGGCCTATTCTTATGGAAAAAGCAGCAATATATTTAAAAAATATGAATTATTAAAGAATCCTAAAAATGTAAACTATAATTTGAAATTTTCTTATAATACCAAAGTTATAGATAATATGGTAGATAAAATTGCAAGTGAAGTTGATACAGAACCTGTGAATGCATCTCTTGAGATGGGAGGAGTGAAGTTTTCAGTAATACCACAGAAAGATGGGATTAAAGTAGATAAAGAAGCTTTGAAAAAAGATATTGAATCTAAAATAGATAATAATTCAGATCAGGATTTAACTGTAAAAGCGGTACTCAAAACTACTAAAGCTAAAATAAAGGAAGATGATCTTAAACCTGTGGACACATTAATATCTAGTTTTAGTACAGCCTATGGCGGCATATCTTCTGGTGAAAGAGCAAATAATATATCACTTGCTACTAGCAGCATAAATGGACATGTAGTAATGCCAGGAGATACTTTTAGCTTCAATGATGTTGTAGGTCAGAGAACTGCAGCCAAAGGATATGAGGCAGCTCCTGTTATTATTGGAGATAAAGTGGAGTCAGGACTTGGCGGTGGAATATGCCAGGTATCTACCACGCTTTATAATGCAGTTGCTAAAGCAGGACTTACATCTACGGAAAGGACTCATCATACTATGCCTGTTCATTATGTCCCTGAAGGAATGGATGCTACGGTAGATTACGGAAACATAGATTATAAATTTAGAAATGATTTTAAATATCCTATATACATACAAGGTTATACTTCAGGTGGTAACATAGTATTTAATTTATATTCCAATTCTTCAGTATCAAAATAG
- the trmL gene encoding tRNA (uridine(34)/cytosine(34)/5-carboxymethylaminomethyluridine(34)-2'-O)-methyltransferase TrmL: MSLNIVLFQPEIPQNTGNIARTCVLTGSKLHLIKPLGFSLDEKHLRRAGLDYWKYLDLTLYDSYEELREKYKGGTFYFSTTHGKNFYHEAKFKDGDFIVFGRETCGLPDEIRDSAPEKCIRVPMIKTSTRSLNLSNTVAIVAYEALRQIDFPDMK; encoded by the coding sequence TTGAGTTTAAATATAGTGTTATTTCAGCCTGAAATACCACAAAATACAGGGAACATTGCTAGAACATGTGTACTTACAGGATCCAAGCTCCATCTGATAAAACCTTTAGGTTTTAGTTTAGATGAAAAACATTTGAGAAGGGCAGGTCTTGACTATTGGAAGTATCTCGATTTAACTTTATATGATTCTTATGAAGAGCTTAGAGAAAAATATAAAGGTGGTACTTTTTATTTTTCCACTACTCATGGAAAAAACTTTTATCATGAAGCCAAATTTAAAGACGGTGATTTTATAGTATTTGGAAGGGAAACCTGTGGTTTGCCAGATGAAATAAGAGACAGTGCCCCTGAAAAATGTATAAGAGTTCCTATGATAAAAACAAGCACTCGTTCCTTAAATTTATCTAATACCGTAGCAATAGTTGCCTATGAGGCTTTAAGGCAGATAGACTTTCCGGATATGAAATAA
- a CDS encoding phosphoglycerate kinase encodes MAFNKKTIEDVDVSGKRVLVRCDFNVPLKDGKITDENRIIGALPTIQYLLEKNAKVILCSHLGKPKGEPKPEMSLLPVSKRLSELLKKEVVFAADDVVVGKNARAAVKNMKNGDVVLLENTRYRKEETKNEDNFSKELASLAEIFVNDAFGSAHRAHCSTVGVTKFLDTAVCGYLIQKELKFLGNAVEDPIRPFIAILGGAKVSDKINVINNLLEKVDTLIIGGGMSYTFSKAKGHSIGTSLLEEDKLEYARQMIDKAKAKGVKLLLPIDTVIADKFDANAKPIVTDGVDIKDGYMGLDIGPKTSKLYEEAIKDAKTVVWNGPMGVFEFESFAKGTFAVAKAMAESEATTIIGGGDSAAAVNQLGFGDKMTHISTGGGASLEFLEGKELPGIAALNDR; translated from the coding sequence ATGGCTTTTAATAAAAAGACAATTGAGGATGTAGATGTAAGTGGAAAAAGAGTACTTGTTAGATGTGATTTTAATGTTCCACTAAAAGATGGAAAGATAACAGATGAGAATAGGATTATCGGTGCACTTCCAACTATACAATATTTACTGGAGAAAAATGCAAAGGTTATACTTTGCTCACATCTTGGAAAACCAAAGGGAGAGCCAAAACCAGAAATGTCACTGCTTCCAGTTTCAAAAAGGCTTTCAGAACTTTTAAAAAAAGAAGTTGTATTTGCAGCAGATGATGTGGTAGTAGGAAAAAATGCCAGGGCTGCAGTTAAGAATATGAAAAATGGAGATGTAGTCCTTCTTGAAAACACAAGATATAGAAAAGAAGAAACTAAAAATGAAGACAATTTTTCAAAAGAACTTGCATCCCTTGCTGAAATATTTGTAAATGATGCTTTTGGTTCAGCTCATAGAGCACACTGCTCTACTGTAGGAGTTACTAAATTTTTGGATACCGCCGTATGTGGGTACTTAATTCAAAAGGAACTTAAATTTTTAGGAAATGCAGTAGAAGATCCAATAAGACCATTTATTGCTATATTAGGTGGTGCTAAGGTTTCTGATAAAATTAATGTAATAAATAATTTGCTTGAAAAGGTAGATACCCTTATAATTGGAGGAGGAATGAGTTATACTTTTTCAAAAGCTAAAGGTCACTCTATAGGAACTTCTCTGCTAGAAGAGGATAAATTGGAGTATGCCAGACAGATGATAGATAAGGCAAAAGCCAAAGGAGTAAAGTTACTTTTACCTATAGATACTGTAATAGCAGATAAGTTTGATGCAAATGCAAAACCTATAGTTACAGATGGAGTAGATATAAAAGATGGTTATATGGGGCTTGATATTGGGCCTAAAACATCTAAGTTATATGAAGAAGCTATAAAAGATGCAAAAACTGTAGTATGGAATGGACCTATGGGAGTATTTGAGTTTGAAAGCTTTGCAAAGGGTACTTTTGCTGTAGCTAAAGCAATGGCTGAATCTGAAGCGACTACAATCATAGGTGGTGGAGATAGTGCTGCAGCTGTAAATCAACTTGGTTTTGGAGATAAGATGACACATATATCTACAGGCGGAGGAGCTTCTCTTGAGTTTTTAGAGGGAAAAGAGCTGCCAGGAATAGCGGCTTTAAACGATAGATAG
- a CDS encoding DegV family protein encodes MEKIKIITDSTADLPEYILKKYDIEVLPLIINFGEESYRDGIDIDIYTLFNKMENSSIFPATAQVNPQVFLDCYSSYIKKGYKIISIHLSSKMSGTYQSACIAKETLKSEDIVVIDSMNVTSGLGIQVIKAAKLKGAGLGIKEIENEVKKISPHIKSTLAFNSLDNLVRGGRLSKTAGVIGNILGIKIIVEVKDGEMSVVDKVRGSKKVLRSMLTYLDQRGIKSAEDLILLHVGEVDILDSLRENLNEKKLDFIECEVGCTVGVHSGSGACGVFFVEDY; translated from the coding sequence ATGGAAAAAATAAAGATAATAACAGATAGTACAGCAGATTTACCTGAATATATATTAAAAAAGTACGATATAGAGGTACTTCCTCTTATTATTAATTTTGGTGAAGAATCTTATAGGGATGGAATTGATATAGATATTTATACACTTTTTAATAAAATGGAAAATAGCAGTATTTTTCCTGCAACGGCTCAAGTAAATCCACAGGTGTTTTTAGATTGTTATAGTTCTTATATAAAAAAGGGTTATAAAATAATTTCTATTCATCTTTCATCAAAAATGAGTGGTACTTATCAATCTGCATGCATTGCCAAAGAAACCCTTAAATCAGAGGATATAGTTGTGATAGATAGTATGAATGTAACTTCTGGACTTGGAATTCAAGTTATTAAGGCTGCAAAATTAAAAGGAGCAGGACTTGGAATAAAAGAAATAGAAAATGAAGTTAAGAAAATTTCTCCCCATATAAAAAGCACTCTTGCTTTTAATAGCTTAGATAACCTTGTAAGAGGAGGACGTCTTTCTAAAACAGCTGGAGTTATAGGAAACATTTTGGGCATAAAGATAATAGTCGAAGTGAAAGATGGAGAAATGTCAGTAGTTGACAAGGTAAGGGGAAGCAAGAAAGTTCTTAGAAGTATGTTAACTTACCTTGATCAAAGAGGAATAAAAAGTGCTGAAGATTTGATATTACTTCATGTAGGAGAAGTGGATATATTGGATTCTCTGAGGGAAAACTTAAATGAGAAAAAATTAGATTTTATAGAATGTGAAGTAGGATGTACAGTTGGGGTACATTCGGGATCAGGAGCTTGTGGAGTATTTTTCGTAGAGGATTATTAA